Proteins from a single region of Macaca thibetana thibetana isolate TM-01 chromosome 4, ASM2454274v1, whole genome shotgun sequence:
- the LOC126953017 gene encoding ubiquitin-conjugating enzyme E2 C-like isoform X4, with the protein MASQNCDPAATSVTAARKGAELSGGAARGPVGKRLQQELMTLMSGDKGISAFPESDNLFKWVGTIHGAAGTENPTLIVP; encoded by the exons ATGGCTTCCCAAAACTGCGACCCAGCAGCCACTAGCGTCACCGCCGCCCGTAAAGGAGCCGAGCTGAGCGGGGGCGCCGCCCGGGGTCCCGTGGGCAAAAGGCTACAGCAGGAGCTGATGACCCTCATGTCTGGCGATAAAGGGATTTCTGCCTTCCCTGAATCAGACAACCTTTTCAAATGGGTAGGGACCATTCATGGAGCAGCTGGAACA GAAAACCCAACATTGATAGTCCCTTGA
- the LOC126953017 gene encoding ubiquitin-conjugating enzyme E2 C-like isoform X1: protein MASQNCDPAATSVTAARKGAELSGGAARGPVGKRLQQELMTLMSGDKGISAFPESDNLFKWVGTIHGAAGTVYEDLRYKLSLEFPGGYPYNAPTVKFLTPCYHPNVDTQGSICLDILKDKWSALYDVRTILLSIQSLLGKPNIDSPLNTHAAELWKNPTAFKKYLQ from the coding sequence ATGGCTTCCCAAAACTGCGACCCAGCAGCCACTAGCGTCACCGCCGCCCGTAAAGGAGCCGAGCTGAGCGGGGGCGCCGCCCGGGGTCCCGTGGGCAAAAGGCTACAGCAGGAGCTGATGACCCTCATGTCTGGCGATAAAGGGATTTCTGCCTTCCCTGAATCAGACAACCTTTTCAAATGGGTAGGGACCATTCATGGAGCAGCTGGAACAGTATATGAAGACCTGAGGTATAAGCTCTCACTAGAGTTCCCCGGTGGCTACCCTTACAATGCGCCCACGGTGAAATTCCTCACACCCTGCTACCACCCCAACGTGGACACCCAGGGTAGCATATGCCTGGACATCCTGAAGGACAAGTGGTCTGCCCTATATGACGTCAGGACCATTCTGCTCTCCATCCAGAGCCTTCTAGGAAAACCCAACATTGATAGTCCCTTGAACACGCATGCTGCCGAGCTCTGGAAAAACCCCACAGCTTTTAAGAAGTACCTGCAATAA
- the LOC126953017 gene encoding ubiquitin-conjugating enzyme E2 C-like isoform X3, with protein MASQNCDPAATSVTAARKGAELSGGAARGPVGKRLQQELMTLMSGDKGISGSICLDILKDKWSALYDVRTILLSIQSLLGKPNIDSPLNTHAAELWKNPTAFKKYLQ; from the exons ATGGCTTCCCAAAACTGCGACCCAGCAGCCACTAGCGTCACCGCCGCCCGTAAAGGAGCCGAGCTGAGCGGGGGCGCCGCCCGGGGTCCCGTGGGCAAAAGGCTACAGCAGGAGCTGATGACCCTCATGTCTGGCGATAAAGGGATTTCT GGTAGCATATGCCTGGACATCCTGAAGGACAAGTGGTCTGCCCTATATGACGTCAGGACCATTCTGCTCTCCATCCAGAGCCTTCTAGGAAAACCCAACATTGATAGTCCCTTGAACACGCATGCTGCCGAGCTCTGGAAAAACCCCACAGCTTTTAAGAAGTACCTGCAATAA
- the LOC126953017 gene encoding ubiquitin-conjugating enzyme E2 C-like isoform X2: MASQNCDPAATSVTAARKGAELSGGAARGPVGKRLQQELMTLMSGDKGISAFPESDNLFKWVGTIHGAAGTVYEDLRYKLSLEFPGGYPYNAPTDKWSALYDVRTILLSIQSLLGKPNIDSPLNTHAAELWKNPTAFKKYLQ; the protein is encoded by the exons ATGGCTTCCCAAAACTGCGACCCAGCAGCCACTAGCGTCACCGCCGCCCGTAAAGGAGCCGAGCTGAGCGGGGGCGCCGCCCGGGGTCCCGTGGGCAAAAGGCTACAGCAGGAGCTGATGACCCTCATGTCTGGCGATAAAGGGATTTCTGCCTTCCCTGAATCAGACAACCTTTTCAAATGGGTAGGGACCATTCATGGAGCAGCTGGAACAGTATATGAAGACCTGAGGTATAAGCTCTCACTAGAGTTCCCCGGTGGCTACCCTTACAATGCGCCCACG GACAAGTGGTCTGCCCTATATGACGTCAGGACCATTCTGCTCTCCATCCAGAGCCTTCTAGGAAAACCCAACATTGATAGTCCCTTGAACACGCATGCTGCCGAGCTCTGGAAAAACCCCACAGCTTTTAAGAAGTACCTGCAATAA